From the genome of Astatotilapia calliptera chromosome 3, fAstCal1.2, whole genome shotgun sequence:
aagtattattttGGTCCTCTGTGCAGCCAGtcagttcatcctctgtctcGAACAAACTTTAGCTCCTCTTTAAAGCCAGCTATCTTCTGATATCCCTCACCAGCAGAAGGATATAACAGTATCTAATCCCTCTCTGGGACACTAAAGATCCAGGATAGGGACAAAAGGGAGCACTTAGAGCATTAAATCAATCAAATTTCCGAGTCTCATCATTTCATATCGTGTCTTTGTATCCCTATCCTTTAAATAAAGGCTTTAACtgtaatgttaaatgttaatagAAGATTAGCTCAGTCCAGACTCTGGAGGTCgttcatgttatttattttatctgagtGTAGCTAATTGTATGTTTACAGTGTGTGATGTGGCCCGGGAGCACCGGTGTGGTGATGGGCGCTGCGTGTCCAGAGACTGGCTCTGCGATGGGGACCACGACTGTCTGGACAAGAGCGACGAACTCAACTGCTGTGAGTGACAGCTAGCTTAGCTTTGAGACATCAGTCATGTTTATAACTGGTGATTAATCTAAAGTTGTGTTCAAATCGATATTTAATTGATTAGGAAAATAGTAGCCATGGCAACTGCTGACTTTTTCCatagacagtgttgggaaggttacttttaaaatgtattccattacagaatgcagaatacatgccccaaaatgtattctgtaacgtattccgttacgttactcaatgacagtaacgtattctgaatactttggattacttaatatattatcatgctttttacaacaacgtgaatgtcctattgctgtgtgatttattactattactgaaggtccgcgactccgaactgtagtaaagggacctctgactaatacggcggggtccctgtcggctcgtagccgaaaaatagctttactttgttgtctgggtcaacttttcttgtgagagacagagagaggtgttgaaagactgctccaacggaacttattgttttcggaggaaaacacgaacacggtgtacagtcgagtcttaatagcttacttacaactgggctcgtcaggcactcttcttggctgcagtggttattattatatttacatggtTCCAGCTCCCctttttgctcgatgactgctcgtacctttccactcccctttttctccctcctcgcgctcacagacacataacgtgtatggcagtccattctccctgcaacacggactacactgcccatgatgctacattctttagagctatgcttgtagcattctgcctgttagcttagcacaacaacaacaacgaaaaggcgctctctcacccaggaaacacacagtcgcagagagagagagcgtcgccctgtaaccatggcaaccgtaacgctgccgcctggaacaacagaacgtagctgtcaaacaaaacccaaacaatcctgacccgcgacaaaatgaaacaggaaagtaccgcagtgtaatccatttatttcaacaaagtaactgtattctgaataccacctttttaaacggtaactgtaacggaatacagttactcatattttgtattttaaatacgtaacggcggtacatgtattccgttactccccaacactgtccaTAGACAACCACAGAAGGATTTAAACTAAGAAATGAGAGGTTTAACTTCGCTCATAATTTAAACAACTTACTACTTACACTTTGTTTGCTACTGGTTGTTCCCATTTTCACAGCTCACTGAGCTCAGCAAAACTTTCCAGTGGTACACACTGCCCTCTGGTGGTGCTTTCATGTGGTGCACTACCAAAAAACAGCATCTTTGGatcagtgaaaagaaaaaaaatggaactgCAGCAGGAACAAATGTACATATAGATGAAAGGACTGAATAGTGAATGTGAAGAAAGCTTTAGTCTGCCTCACATGGTTTCCACTCCGAGGGAAACGTGACAACTTGTGAGCGCTCAGCTGATTTACTGCTGTGTCACGTGTTACTATAACTCATCAAAAATgacagtaagtgtgtgtgtgtttgcagcttgTAAGAGTCAGGGTCTGCTGGAGTGCAGGAACGGTCAGTGCATTCCTTCCGCGTTTCGCTGCGACGGCGAGGACGACTGCAAAGATGGCAGCGATGAAGACAACTGCACCGTAGACCAGAGTGAGACTCTGTCTGTCATTAGAAGCAAAATCACACTAAAAGAAAGTTCAGACAAACTAACCTTTTGACCATAAAAGCTGTTATAAAAGACAGAAGATCATTCAGATGAACAAACATCTCACACATGACTTGGTAAATCTTAGATCCCTAATGACTAAGATAATAATTCATTTTCAAAGCTAATCACATCCTAATCGTCACCACAAGACAACACTTTTATTCATAAAGCAGCTTTCCTGCACAGAGGCAGATtcttaaaacttaaaacaaGTTACAGGAGCCAAACTGTTATATATACTGACTGTTCTTCAAACTAGACACAGTTCATTAGCTATCAGGGCCTTTTTGATTGGTTTGACTCACTTTGTAAAGTCTCACCTTCTGCCTGCATGTCACCCTGTCCCAGcaatcctcctctgtcacacatCTCCAACATCCTATTTCCAGTATTTCCACTATAGCGtcttacctgtgtgtgtgtgtgtgtgtgtgtgtgtgtccaggtcAGGGTGGATGTGTTCCCGGTCAGCCCAGCTGTATTGCCACTTCCTGTCAGCCCATGTGTGCTGGCGGCAACGCCGTGTGCGACCCACAAAgcaacagcagctgcagtgaGTCATCAACAaactgtcctcacaaagataaaTCTGACAATGAGAAGCTTGTCACATTTAACCCTTTATCACCCAAGTATCATACCTggatttactttttaattttggctgtaaaattacaaaaaactcATCTTTCAGTTTCCAGTTGAATTTTCTATTTAACCCAAAATGCGGAGTTACAGTAATGAGGTGCACAGATGGTAAAATGCAGGCGGTGATGCCTCTGTGTTCACACAGCAGCATCTTCTGAATCCAATATCCTAATCTGATACTGCGAATCGCCCAGTGAAGCTTGTGCCTGGTACATCTGTGAGGCTCCATTAATGCCGACCCATATCCTCATGTTTAGGAACAACATCTGCTTCATCCagatgatgtttttttgttttgtttgtaaagATTGTTTCAGCATGATGATGGCAAACAAATCATTTTGCTCATATTTCAAAAGCAGGTCTCTGTAGTAAAAGAGTCTGACTGTTAACCTGTCCTGTCTGCAGGTCAGACCTGTTATtgtctgaaaacatctggagctttatcagatgaaaaacacaataaaggaAGTCCAGAGCTTTGAGCAGCTGGAATTCTGTATGAAGCAGAAACATTTAGCTCCTGAGGAAATGGTCTCATCAGTCCCCACACacttaaaatcacattttcacataTTCCTACATGACTTTAAAAACATTCTGCACTGTGTGTTTACTTCTTTTTACTtcctagcttttattttgacattttaaagtaaTTAGCTTCTAACTTACAGGCTGAAGTTGATTCATGCTTGGATGTATTTTAAACCTAAAAATGGAAGTTAGTCATGTCGTATGCATTATGTGGGTGACAGTGTGTAGGTTTCCCTCTCGTATTAGTCTTCACTCTGCGCTCTGTGTCCCAGCTCGCTGTGAGCCAATCAGCCTGGAGCTGTGTATGAATCTGCCCTACAACCTCACCAGCTTCCCCAACTACCTGGGTCACCTGTCCCAGAGAGAGAGCTCCGTGTCCTGGGAGTCCTCTCTGTTCCCCGCTTTGGTCCAGACCGGCTGCTACCAGTACCTAATGTTCTACGCCTGCACGCTGCTGGTACCAAAGTGTGACCCGGTCAGCCTGCAGAGGGTGCCGCCCTGCAGGTCAGCGCACAGTCAGCTAGTTAATCATCACTTTATTCCTCTGGAAGGTTTCAGATAcctttcctctctccttctctcactcTGTCCTCACCCTCTCGCCCTGCAGGTCGTTGTGTCGTAGTGCAAAGGAGAAGTGTGAGTCGGTGCTCAGCATTGTGGGATTGCAGTGGCCGGAAGACTCAGACTGCAGTCAGTTTCCAGAGGAGGGAGGAAACACAACCTGCCTGCTGCCAGAGGCCGGAGTCGACGGTACACTCCGTTTGTCCCGAAGACGGTCGCTGAAACTTTCTGCTCCTAAAACTAAAATCTTCTGTTCGATGTGTGTTTTCGTGGTGACAGAGTGCTCTCCGAGCCACTTCAAGTGCAGGTCAGGTCGCTGCGTGCTGGCAAGCAAACGCTGTGACGGACACCTGGACTGTGACGACCACAGCGACGAGGACAACTGCGGTGAGTCATGTCAGAGTCATCGAGGCCGCCGCGGCCTCATCGAGACGAATGCTTCAGCAGTTTAGTGCAGCAGGTCATGATCTcacctttctgtctgtcaggctGCTCTGAGCGTGCTCTGTGGGAGTGTCCCGGCAGCACAGTCTGCATTAAAGCCAGCATGATCTGCGATGGGTTCCCAGACTGCCCCCAGCTGGTGGACGAGACCAACTGCTGTAAGACTCCCTGATGTTGATGTTATTATGTTTTGTTCTGCGCTGGGCCAACAATCCCCTTCCTGACTGTATTATTAATGATATCCATTCATATTTCCTCAGCGGTGTGCAGGGATAACGAGCTTTCCTGTAACAACCATCAGTGTGTCCATCGCACTCTGTGGTGTGATGGAAAGAAGCACTGCTCAGACAGCTCCGACGAATGGAACTGTGGTAGGATAGTCCCACTTTTAAAACGTTGGGTTGTTCTTTAATATGTTAACAGGGACACCTGAGTGCAGCTTTGGTCCTTCTACTTTTCATCCTGCAAAATCAATCTCTGTGTCTGCTTATTTATACATTCACTAACTATTGATAATGATGAAACAGCAGAGAGTATTTGTAGTAGGAAGCTGTGTATCATCTGCGTGAAGTGAAGTTCAACATGATAAAGTTGCACAGGTTTATTtactggttttaaaaaaaggaatttcGGACGTGActtataaatattttacagtatTTCATCTCTGATGAGTATTTACTACCCAAACATGCGCTGATCTGTTCTCTCTGCAGTGTCTCTGTCCGATCGATCGGGCTCTGTGCTGACGGTGTTTAAGACGGCGGCAGAGTATCAGGTCTGTGCAGATGAGTGGAACGACGAGCTGAGCGAACTGACCTGCAACCAGCTGGGACTAGGGTAAGGTTAGTAACACACGCACACGTTATCAAAGACTTTCTTcacattcaaatatttttatttatgatgTGGAGAGAAATGAGACGAGTCCCCAAAGTGTGAAGTAAAAACATCCAGTTGGACTTCCTGTCTTGTGTTTCCCCACCTGGCTGACCAGCTCCTTGATATTCGTTCAGAATCTCACCTCCGACTCCAGCTGCATCATCCCGGACTGCAGCTGACAGGCTCAGACTGTCCTCTGCTCTGAAAATCAGTTTTGAGACGGTTCAGTTACTGCAGTTCAGAACAGTGGAGTTGGAGTCTGCCCTTGGGATGAGAAACTGACTGGAGACACGTTATTCTGAGGGAAACTCTAAATACATACACAAACCATCTAAAAGTAGTTTTTAGACGTGCACTGCAGGCATTGATCTTTGTAGACATTACCCAGAGGAGCTGGAGGTGAAAACAGATGTCTGACTCACAGATGGGCTTTATCCTGTCAGATTTATCCTTGTAAAAGTAATTATTTGTGGATTTATTCTGTGAGAATAGAGCAGGTAATTGTCAGGTGAATTCGGCGTTCTGTCTCGTGCACACTCCACCCAGACAGCTTCACTGACCCAAAGCAAACacattgtttcctgcagtgtgaGCATTTCTGAGTTTCTGATGGAATAAGCATAttgtgtttgtctctgcaggGTTCCCTCCTCTGTTTCCAGGGTGCCCGATCAGCCCGGCGTCCAAGGCCGTCGACGCTGGTTACACGTCCACCCCGAGTGGCACCAGAGGAACGGTTCTGCTCTGCAGGCCCggctggaaaagagaaggtAAGAAGCTTGTGGTGAGTCGGTCAAAGAGACCAAACTGAGGCTGATTTAATAAGAGGGCCTCAGTCCAGCACGGAGTCTGTCTGCCGGTCACTGATGTTAAAAGCTGTCTGCAGTATCTGGGCTGAGCCCATCAGGCAGGAAACAGGACACCTGTTCAGGCAGGATGATGGCCTGGCTGCTTTAATTACTGTGAGCTGGTGTCGCGGTGATGTGTTTATAACAGAtgtttctctgtctgtcctgcagtcaTGCGTGTCACTCCAGGCAGAGAGTTTCAGTCCTGTGTACCAGAGAAGGTAAACCTTCTTCTTTTATCCCTTACTTACTGATTTCTCTCAAATCAGTGTGTTTGTAGAAGCATGTTAAAGTGGACGTGTTTAACCTTTCCCTCATAGTCTTGCTCTGGTGGTGGATGctcataaaataataatgaggtCAATAATGGTGCGctaaggttttttttctgctctagctctgcatgatgtcacagagagcaTCTATATCGTTATCTCTGATGTTCCAGCCATTCAGGGTTTGACTTGTAAAGGATGGAGCTaaaaatgcctgtttttaaGGGGCTGTGCAAAGGCCCAGTGTGAGATAAAGAAGTGTGATTTTGAAGCTACTGTAGTTGAGTTGAAGAGTCAAACGGAGGTACTTTGTATGAGCAGGAGTAGATCAGCACTGTCACTCCTCCTGCTACCAACAGATGGAGCTCAAATTTAAAAGTTTAATCTCAAAAACTGTCAAATCAGCCACATTCAGCGCTACAGTCACTTATACACCGTTATGTATGAGGCCCAGCTGTTGATGCTGATCAACAGCTGGACCTGCACTCAAGGTTTCAGTGTAGTTTGGTATTTTGGAGTTCAGACGTCCAGctgctgtctgactgatgtTGACTGTCAGATTCCAGAGATGGTCACCTTCTGACCAATTATACTGTGTTCTCTGTCACAACCTGCATGTTGTCTGTAGGTTGACTGAAGCAGACATAACAATTATAGATTGTATAAATCACAGCGTGATGCAGAGGCCTCGtcattttaaagcctttacctTATAACTGTATGGCTGCCACCATATTGGAGCCTGAAGTGACGATCTGTTAGTACAATTAACCACACACCAGGTAtatcaatattattattatcatcattattattattatttatcagataattgcattaaaaatgcttcaaaaagGCTCCAACTGTACAAACACAGCTCAGGAACTCAAGTCGCCGTCCTGCTGTCAgccaaagaggccacgcccccatGAATATAACTTTAATAATTAACATGGCATCAGAGACCAAAGCCGTTTTCTGTAttaggctgtaaacatgtttgtttctggTGTAAAGTGGACATTTAACACGGGAGTCTATGTGGGCTGTTGCCCTTTTGGAGCCTCAAGTGGACGTTGGAGGAACTGCAGGCTGTGAGGTTGCTGGTTGGATGGCTCATCATAAACAAATCCACTTTGTCTCTTTGTTGCCGTCAGAGTGCGGTCTACGCCAGGCGGTGGGCCTTCACCCTCACAGGAAGAAGCGGATTCTGGGTGGCCGGGTGTCCCGGCGGGGGGCGTGGCCCTGGCAGTGCTCGCTGCAGAGCGGTCAGAGCGGACACGTCTGCGGCTGCGTCCTCATCGCCCGGAAGTGGGCTCTGACAGTCGCGCACTGCTTCGAGGGGTAAGTCTTCAGGATGTGTCGTCAGTGagccacattttattttaacctcaCACActaacggtgtgtgtgtgtcacaggagAGAGAGTGCAGACCTGTGGAAGGTGGTGCTGGGCATTAACAACCTGGACCACCCAGGAGCTCACAGTCAGAGCCGAGGGGTGCGCTCCATCATCGTACACCCGCGCTACAACCGGGCGGTGGTGGACTACGACATCAGTATAGTGGAGCTGGACTCTGAGGTCAGAGCGTGCTGCTGCACAGGATCGAGTATcagctgtaatcgcactggactgATGAGGCGTGTTAATGTTTGCAGATTGAGGAGACGACCTTCGTCAGACCGGTGTGTCTTCCTCAGCCGGGCCAGCTGCCTTTACCCGACTCCTACTGTTACATCACCGGCTGGGGTCACATGGGCAACAGGAGTGAGTACATACACACTTCAGTCTTTGGCCGTATCCCACTCCTAACCTTAGACTAAACTCGCTTTTTGTACTTGCAGCACAAGTAGGCACGCACACATCTTTCAATCATTCGTCTACCAGAGTTTTATTCTCGTCACGTAGAGTCGGTGCATTTAGACTTTGCAGAGTCCTGCTCTCTGTCTTCATCTGCTGGTTGAAAAACATCAGGCCGGCAGCTCTTTTTGAAAGCAGAAAGAATGAGCCGAGTCAGAGAGGCTCTGCTCTCGTTATTCAGATTCACTCTGAGAGAGAGTGGATGTAACTCACTTTCTCATGCTGCTCTGTGCTCAAGCGCTCTAAATCTAGACTCCATCCCCGCGAAAGTTACATAAACTTGAAATCATGCAGCGTGGTTTGAAACCACAAACCTTTCTCCTGCTTGTAAAGTTGTAACTGATGTTTCATTAACCTGTCAAACTGGGgagtttcattcatttcagaTTAGCTAGCAGTTAAGCAAGAAGACTCTTCGCGTAGCTTACCAAAGATATTGTGTGGATTGAAATGTGACGAGCTCGGAGCGCGTCTGGTCTCACTGTTGCACCCACACGTGTGTCACAGGACCGACGCCGATCCTGGGAATGCTCCAGGCGTGGCCGGGTCGCGTGGCCGGGTCGCGTTCCAGCTCCgatgcagctgctgcagctggttgTTTCCACTCAGGAAAATATTTGATGTTCCACCAGATACACACCAGCATGTTTCAGAAGGGTCACACAGGTGGCTCCAAAAATAACACCAAGTCTATcgtttttattctattttcacCTCAGTCTCcataatcataatcataatcTGCCTTTTCACTCAATTTAAGTGCTCAAAACGCTTTCTACTCCACGTCTCAATCACCTAATCATGCACTCATGCAGTGATTTTATGTACACCTAGGCAGCTTTTACATTTACACACTTAGACACCAGTGGATGCATCAGGGGCAACTCGGAGTTCATTTTTATGTCCAAGGACACTTGGAACTAACAAAACGACATAAAAGACGTGCTCTTGTTAGTCGCCAAGAGCGTCCTCCGTGTGAAAACAGCGCTCATTCCTTCTGATCTTTGAGCTTTAATGTCCTGTGAAAGGAAAGCTCAGAGTACTTCGAGAGCCTTAGCGCTCTTATTATATTTAAAGCCTCATCTTcatcctgtgtgtttgtgtgcagtgcCCTTTAAACTGCAGGAAGGGGAGGTCCGGATCATCTCTCTGTCTCAGTGTCAGTCCTACTTCgacatgaagaccatcactccCAGAATGCTTTGTGCCGGCTATGAAGCTGGAACCGTCGACTCCTGCATGGTAACATCTGCACCAGTCCAGCATGAAGTACAGAGGCCACACAgtttctcagtgtgtgtgtgtttaacgtGTGTGTTCAGGGTGACAGCGGCGGCCCACTGGTGTGTGAGGAGAGCAGCGGTCGCTGGACGCTGTTCGGCCTGACGTCGTGGGGCAGCGTGTGCTTCAGTAAAGTGCTCGGACCCGGGGTTTACAGCAACGTCACGCACTTCACCCCCTGGATCCAACAGCAGATCTACATCCACACATACCTGACCGACTGACACATACGCTCACTCACCTGACACTTCCTGCTCCAAGCTCTCATTCATTCCagaaggaagtgatgtcatcatCAGCCACAACACACGTTCAGTTCCTTAACCTGTGCCTATACTGATAGCCTTCAGACGCTGTGTGAGCAGCAGCTGATGTTGTCGGTGATTGAAAGTTACATCCATACAATCAGTcactgaactctgaccttattgtttttattactcGACACATTCAAACCTACAAacatcacagaaacaaaaacataacctcTGTGACGGTTAACCAACGCTCAGTGCTTCATGCTGGACTTTATACTAAGATACTTTTAAATTATGTAGTTCGAACCAACCATTGAACTTCCTGGGGCTGAAAAAACGACGAAGCATCAAAGACGGCAGTTCCTCTGCTGGGCTTCATCTCAGCTAACTGAAGTCACAGAAAACACCCAGGACACTTTcacttttcaattcaatttatttcagttcaactttatttatatagaaccaaatcacaacaacagatacatcaagatgctttatattgtaaggtaaacagTAAAGTCTGTTTAAACTCTGGTTAAACTCCATCATGAGACATTCAGCAGTGGTTTCATTTCACAGCTTTTTGCTTCTGTCACAAACTACACTATCCTCACACAGACCTAacaactgctcaaagaagtgtATCCCCAGATCAGCTGGTGAGTGGTTACTGGAGTTGGATGGGTGAAACTGGTTAAAAAGATGCTGCTCAAAACCTCTAGTTTGACCAGTTCAATCAGTCCAAGCCAAACAGATTGCAAAGGTTGCATCGAAGCTTGTCTGCAACTGCTCGCCAAGCAGAAGGAAAACATAGAAGTGTGATGTTTGACGTGCAGTCGGCAAGTAGTTGCAGGTTGGAGGTTGCAAACCAGCCTCCAGCCCTGTGTGAGAGAGGACTTAGAGCAGTAGTTCAAACTCAACATTGTGATGTTCATGTGTATCAGATGGCACATGGTCTGTTTCCAAGAACTCCATAAACTACTTGTTCAAACTTTAAATCAGCATTAAAGCAGAAAAACTCCATTTCACAGTCATTTTCTCTGGCTACTTTGCCGGAAAtactcctcaaggtttctgaaGAACATTGTCTTAaaggaggagctaaaacagcttgtttcagacatgGCCCAGTATAAGTTAAAGAAGGATTATTATAAAGTGTGACTCATGCACAGCTGCTCTAGAAACATCAAGGAATAcaaatatggagctggaaatgagcaggaTAGATTCACTTACTTACCTAACTCATTAATCcctattttaaaaattatttaataacagcaatTAACAGATTAATGATAGTTTTGCAGCTGTGATACAAAATTGTGTTTGTGCTAAACATCCTGTAAGCAGAAGCTAAATCTGCTATTTCAGAGAAGATTGAGGACTGTTTCCCGGACTGTAGCTGTGAAACCGAACATTTTAATGATATTAAGGCGTTTAGCGCTGAAGCTGCTAAAACAGACCAGCCGAGCACTCATTTTCCCACAATGCTTCACTCTATAGTGcctagcagtaaaaaaaaaagaaacaaaacaaaaacaaaaaaaaatttgttacTTGTACAATGTCGtactgtacgtgtgtgtgtgagtgtaagcTGCTGTGTGAGCGTCAGAAAGTGCTTCAAACCACACTGGCAATTTATATCAGGCAACTTTGATGGTCAACATGTAACTTTGTTCTCGCAGCTGctagttacatttattttctttcagacaGAAACCTCTAACTGACCCCCCCGACCCCAGTCGTGCTGTATACTGGCACATGAAGATGTAACACAagctttatttttgtatatagCATACACCGATGTAGTTTTAAGCCGTGTTTATTCATGTTTGTTTACGATaatgaaaaatgtcttcagaGGTGAAGTTAGAACAATGCAGATCATTAGCCTTTAAAGTTTCTGGCTTACAGATATATCGTTAGTAACGTAAACAGTTAATAACACGCTTATTATAAATGATAAATCAGGGGACTTGAAGTAAAGTTTTACCCAGTTTTTATCTAAAAGTAACCTAAATGTTCATCAAAGTGGATAAAGCgcaaaaaagcaaatatttaaactgcCTGTGAAGTATAACTTTAACGTATTGCTAATGTGGAAACATTAGTGTTAATCCAAATGTTAACATAAGACATATGAGCTTTATCTCATGTATCAGACGGTCAGACTGTAGTTTAAAGCTAGCAGACTCACTAACACAAACGATTAACTGCCAAATTAGCGCCAGCTAGAGTACGAAGCACAAATGTAGCACAGTATAGAGCGTTTAATGATGTGTTTTCATAGCGTTAGCACTAAGCTACATTAGCTTTTGCTGT
Proteins encoded in this window:
- the corin gene encoding atrial natriuretic peptide-converting enzyme, with the protein product MLSARLETCPRVTFSGAGTAANLARGPQARMGGEACPHKLGSTNHLRLLLYILIPTVSLLAGLLLLVLVLTGIFGSTHLDPSLLPSPKPIADSNPGYHSNSTSDPYPSSSFTVETVTSSPQNRSESTPAATGVPPVTSTQAPPTQPYTTPPDWLASVTSLSTAWPSSTASAPDTGSCQLIVEPQCHMLPYNQTWLSSSVAVVKSSEVDMLLRFFSYLSRLSCYRHIMLFGCSLALPECIAADGAHNRTVVLPCASFCEAAREGCEPVLQMFNASWPDFLRCSQFSNTTSALSPPSSPSSPSPTGLLTSPACYTPRQIKGKPSVCGGKDHYLCATGICIPQKLVCNGHNDCDDWSDETHCVCADGEFHCNTGRCLSPALVCDGYDDCGDLSDELNCVCDVAREHRCGDGRCVSRDWLCDGDHDCLDKSDELNCSCKSQGLLECRNGQCIPSAFRCDGEDDCKDGSDEDNCTVDQSQGGCVPGQPSCIATSCQPMCAGGNAVCDPQSNSSCTRCEPISLELCMNLPYNLTSFPNYLGHLSQRESSVSWESSLFPALVQTGCYQYLMFYACTLLVPKCDPVSLQRVPPCRSLCRSAKEKCESVLSIVGLQWPEDSDCSQFPEEGGNTTCLLPEAGVDECSPSHFKCRSGRCVLASKRCDGHLDCDDHSDEDNCGCSERALWECPGSTVCIKASMICDGFPDCPQLVDETNCSVCRDNELSCNNHQCVHRTLWCDGKKHCSDSSDEWNCVSLSDRSGSVLTVFKTAAEYQVCADEWNDELSELTCNQLGLGVPSSVSRVPDQPGVQGRRRWLHVHPEWHQRNGSALQARLEKRSHACHSRQRVSVLCTREECGLRQAVGLHPHRKKRILGGRVSRRGAWPWQCSLQSGQSGHVCGCVLIARKWALTVAHCFEGRESADLWKVVLGINNLDHPGAHSQSRGVRSIIVHPRYNRAVVDYDISIVELDSEIEETTFVRPVCLPQPGQLPLPDSYCYITGWGHMGNRMPFKLQEGEVRIISLSQCQSYFDMKTITPRMLCAGYEAGTVDSCMGDSGGPLVCEESSGRWTLFGLTSWGSVCFSKVLGPGVYSNVTHFTPWIQQQIYIHTYLTD